The DNA region GGCTGACCATTCGATGCCATCGACGACAGACGACCCCTCCGGCGCGACGCTCTCGTACCGCAACATCATCGAACGGGAGATGGAGAACGCCCTCACCGAGATGCGTCGCCCGACGAAGGGCGTCGCCATCTCCGGGTTCGGCGCGGGGCTCACCGTGAGTTTCGGCGCGCTGTTCATGGGGATGGCGTTGACGTTCCAGCCCAACTTCGACTCGGCGCTCGCGAAACAGCTCACTCTCGGTGGCGTCTCCTCCGTCGGCTTCCTGTTCGTCATCATCGGCCAGACCGAACTGTTCACCGCGCACACGACGATGGCCGTTCTCCCCGTGTTGGCCGACCGTGCCTCGCTTCGGGAGCTCCTTCGCCTCTGGGGCGTCGTCCTCGCCGCCAACCTCGTCGGCTGCGCGTGCTTCGCTGGACTCATCGCCGCTGTCGGTCCGGCGATGGATATCGTCGACCCGGCGGCGTTCGGCTCGATGGCGTCGGCGCTACTCCCGTTTCCGTGGTGGGTCGTCACCGCCAGCGGCGTCATCGCCGGGTGGCTGATGGGACTGCTGACGTGGCTCGTCGCGGCGAGCCGCGACACCATCAGCCGGGTCGTCATCGTCCTCGTCGTCGCTTCGACCATCGGCTTCGCGCCCTTTCACCACGCGCTGTTGGGGACGACCGAAGTGCTCGCCGCGATGTTTCTCGGTCAGGGCGTCACGCTGTTCGAGTTCGCGAAGTTCCTCGGCTGGACGACACTCGGCAACGCCGTCGGTGGCGGCGTCTTCGTCGCGCTGCTCAACTACGGTCACGTCGCGCTCGCGGGCGACGACGTCGACGTCGACTACGAGGCCGGCTCGACCGGGTTCGGCGACGACACGACCGAGGAACCGTGAGACCGTCCGTCTCCGTCCCGCAGACGGCGGCCGAACCGGACCAACCGAAACGCTTTCACAACGCCCCTCTGATTGGCAACCAATGCGGAAAAGCGGCCCCCCCAAAGGCCTCATCTCGTATCTAGTCTTGGAGTTGCTCGGCGAGAAACCGCGGTACGGCTACGAGATTCTCAAGAAGATTCGCGAGATAAGTGGCGGCCACTGGGAACCGTCGTACGGCTCGGTCTACCCCATCCTCTACAAGTTCGAGGAGAAGGGCTGGGCCGAACGGGTCGAACGCGAGGACGAACCCGACCGGAAGTACTTCGCGCTGACCGACAGCGGCCGCGACGAACTCCTCGAAAAGCGGGTCGAGACCGGCGGCAAAGCCCGCGAGTTCGCCGACATCATCCTCGGCTTCTACCACGTCTACGTCGCCTTCGCCACCGACGGCCGCTTCGACGTGGAGAGTCCCGAGGACGCCTGGCGGTTCGACGAGACGTTCAGCTCCTGGATTATCGAACAGCTAATTCGTCACCACGAGCGCGACTTCGGGTCGTTCGAGCGAATCGACGATACGCCCGAGGCGTTCTACGAGCGACAGGACATCGAGTTCGACTCGTAGGCGCGTCTGCCCCTGCGTTCGGTACGCCACGGAACGCCGTCGACGCCGACCGGGATCGGGGCTCGGCGTCGGTGCCGACGACCGTCGCCACTCGACGACGCGGCTTCAGGCGAGCAGTTGCGGGCCGAACAGCAACAACAGCAGACTGGCGAGCATGATGAGGCCGATGCTCGTCGTTATCGCGCTCGTCAGCTCCTGTCTCCCCTCGACCGGGAGCCGCGAGACGACGGCCTCCGTCGACGTGCGGAGGATTCGCCCACCGTCCAGCGGGTACGCGGGGATGCAGTTGAAGAAGGCGAGGTTGAGATTGACCCAGCCCACCCAGAAGAGGGCGTTCGCGAGGAGGAACACCCCGCCACCGAGCGCCGCGAGCGGACCGCTGACGGTGTAGAAGTTCGCGTTCGTCGCGACGAACCCGGCGAAGTTGGCGTCGATACCCGGAACGACCGTACCGGCGAAGGGCAGAAACAGGATGAACAGCACCTGCGAGAACAGCCCGCCCTGAATGTCGCCGCCGAGGATGCTGAGGAACTGTTCGGCGGGGTACGGCACCACGCCGAGGCTGTTGACGCCGATGCCGCTCAGTTCCGGCCCCTGCGTCACGCCGACGAGGCCGCGACCCGTACCGTCGTTCGCCTCGGCGAGCGTCACTTCGTACGTCCGAAGCTCTCCGTCGACGTAGGCGGTGACGTTCACCTCGTCGCCGGGTTCGCCCCCGTCGAGCGCCGACTGCACGTCGCTGTAGTCGAGCGTTCGCTGGCCGTCGATGCTCGTGACGACGACCTGTTCGCCGCCGGGGACGTCGGTCTGCTCGCTCAGCGGTCCGTCCGGAGAGACGGCGAGAAGGACGCCTATCGGGCCGCTCACCGTCGACTCCTCGCCTGCCCGGTCCTCGACGGTGAGCGTAGCGATGGGTTTGTCGGCCACCGCTTCGCGCAGCCCAGACTCGGTGTTGACCGACGTCCCGTTCACCGCGACGATGGTGTCGTTCGTGCTCACGCCCGCCTCGCCGTCGGCGGCCAACGGCGAGTTCGGCGACATCGCCGTCACCAACAGCGACCGCTGGACGGTCCGCTCGGTGCCGTCAGACATCGTCACCGTCACGTTCGCGGCGTCGTTCGATTCGAGCGCGTTCCGGAGGTCCGCGTCCGAGGTGACGTTCGTCCCGTCGAAGCCGACGATGCGGTCTCCCGATTCGATTCCGGCGTCGGCGGCCGCCGAGTTCGGGAACGTGCTGCCGACGGCCGCGCCGGGGGACGCCGCGATCGCGCCCGTCACCGGACCGAACAGCAGCGCCAGCGCGATGGCGGTGATGGCGAGGTTGTTCGTCACGCCGGCGGCGAACATCCGGGTCCGGCCGCCGCGACTCGCGTTTCGTTGGCTCTCCTCGTCGGGTTCGACGAACGCGCCGATGGGGAGCACCGTGAAGAGGACGAGCCCCATCGACTCGATGTCGATGTCTTCGACCCGACAGAGCAGTCCGTGACCGCCCTCGTGGACGACGAGTCCGACGAGGAGGCCGAGGAGAATCTCGGGAGCGACCGACAGCGGGAGGAAGTCGTTGACGCCGGGGATGACCAACACGTTTCGCGGTGCGTTCACCGCCGTCGGCGCGGGCGGGTTCTGGACGATCTGGACGCTGCGGAGCACGAGGAGGACGAACGTGCCGACCATTATCACGAGCGTGATGCCGACGCCGACGTTGCTCCACGCCCGCCAGAACCGCTTGGGGGTGGAGAGCCACTCGAGGAACTCGCGTCCGCGGCGGGTGTGAATCGTCATCAGCGGGCCTTGCACCTTCAGCGAACTCGGGAGCAACCCGCGCTGTCGCAGCAGCAGGACGAGTACCGTGTAGAGGGCCACGCCGGAGACGATCCAAAGCAGCGTGTTCATTGGCCAACCGGAGGAGTGCGAGCGGGAAAGACGTTCGGATTGTGTCTGCGGGGCTACGTCGACTCCTCGGGGGTCGCAGGCCGGGTTCGGTTATCTCGATGGCCACGGGACGCCGTCGCGTCCGACGCGCGCGGACGACCCACGCCAGCGCGACGACGCCGAGGACGGCACCGGCCGTCGCGAGCCGTCACTTCATTCCGTTCGTGACGAGCCTCCGTCTCACTCCGTTCGACGGAGACGCCCCACCACGAACTCCCGTTCGAGTTCGCCGAGGAACTCGCCGAGACGCGGCCCCTGCGTCTGGTCGAAAAAGAGCAGGTACCCCGCCTGAAACAGATCGCCCGTCTCCACGTCGTGTGCCTTCGCGGCTTCGTAGATTTCGCCCTGTATCTCCTCGCCCGTGTGGCCTTCCTCGACGAACGCCGCGAGTGTGGAGAGGGCGGCGGCCACGTCGTCGTCGAGATCCACGTCGGGCATCTCCGTCTGGAGGCGGTAGTTGTACTCGTTGTCCATCCGCTTGGCCCACGCGCGGGCCTTCTCGACGCGCTCCATCGCGTCTACGACGGCCCACTCGGGCGTCTCGTCGGTGATGTGCCCCTCGTTCTTCGCCATCTGTCTCCTGAGTTCGGGGTTGTCGACCATGCCCAGCACCGCGGCGAACGTGTACGGGAGACGGACGCGGTCCTCCCGTACCTCGTCGACGAGGAAGGGGTACGCGCGGTCGGCCACCTCTTCGATGTTCTCGTCGGTCTCCTCGTCGAAGTAGACGCGCTCGAAGCGGTCGAAGTCGTTGACGAGCAGGTCCAATCGCCGGAGGTCGAAGTCGCGGGCGCGGCGCGGGTTGAGCGCGAAGAAGTACCGCAGGACTTCGGGTTCGGCGAGTTCGAGCACCTCGGCGACCGTGACGATGTTGCCCGCCGAGGAGGAGAGCGGTTCGCCGTTGAGCGTGAACCACTCGTACGTCATCGGGACCGGCGGTTCGATGCCGAGGACGTTACGCGCGATGTCCTCGCCGCTGGGCCACGAGCCCTCGGCGTGGTCCTTGCCGAACGGCTCGAAGTCGACGCCGAGCACCTGCCACTGGGCGGGCCACTCGAAGCGCCACGGCAGTTTGCCGTCGCGGAACGTCGCCGTCCCCTCGTGACCGCAGCCGGAGATGGTGTTGTCGCCGGCGGTCATGTCGGTGCAGACGTAGTCGACGGTGCCGGCGTCGAGGTCGATCCCCGTCACCGTCTCCGTAATCTTCCCGCAGTTCCCACAAACCGGGTTGAACGGCACGTAGTCGTCGCCGACCTTGCTCTGGTAGTTCGAGAGCACCGTGCGGGCGGTGTCGGCGTTTTCGAGCAGGTGCTGTACGACGGGCTCGAACGTCCCATCCGCGTAGAGTTCCGTGTTCGAGATCATCTCGACGGGAACGCCGAGCCGCTCGGCATCGGCCTCGATGAGCGCCGCGAAGTGCGCCGCGTACGATTCGGCCTCGCCGAAGGGGTCCGGAATATCGGTGTACGGTTTACCCAGATTTCGGCCGAGCGCGCCCGCGTCGACGTCGCCGAGGCCGACGATGTCGCCCTCCTTGTCGGCGAGTTTGCGGGGGAGTTTGCGGAGCGGGTCCTTGTCGTCGCTCGTGAACACCTGTCGGACCTCGTAGCCGCGTTCGCGGAGCACCTCGGCGACGAAGTAGCCGCGGAGAATCTCGTTGAAGTTACCCAGATGAGCGACGCCAGACGGCGAGATGCCGCCTTTGACGACGATGGGTTCGTCGGGGTCTCGCGCGAGAATCTCGTCGGCCACTTCGTCGGCCCAGAAGGCGTGGTGCGTCTCGCCGCTTCCCTCCTCCCGACCGCTCTCGTCGGCGGCCGTCGGGGCCGCGTCGTTCGCTTCGTGCGCGTCGTCTGCGCTCATCGCTGGGACCAGTACGTCGGTTCGGTGCCCGCGCCCGCGGGGACGATGTCGGTCCCCTCGTGCTCGCCGCGGAGCACCGCGCGTTCGAGTCGCTGCGGTTCGGTGCCGTCGAGGACGATAGTGCGCATCCCGGCGCGCTCGATGAGTTTCGCCGCCAGCAGGTCGACCGGCGCGGAGGACCCGGCGTCAGTGCTCATCGGCGCGATGACGCCGACCAACTCCTCGGGCGTGAGTTCCTCGAACTTCTCGGCGCCGTCGTCGCTGCGGGGGTCGGCGCTGTAGACGCCGTCGACGCTCGTCGCGTAGACGAGCAGGTCCGCGTCGACGTACTCCGCGAGCGCGGCGGCCACCGCGTCGGTGGTCTGGCCGGGGACGACGCCGCCCATCACGGAGATGTCGCCGCGGCGGATGGCCTCGCCCGCGTCCTCGTAACTGTGCGCCGGGGCCGGGTTGACGCCCGCGCCGAGGCCGGCGATGAGCAGGCGGGCGTTGATGCGCGTCACGTCGATACCGATCTGGTCCAACTGGACCTCGTTCGCCCCGAGGCCGCGCGCGGCGTCGATGTATTCGCGGGCGACGCCGCCGCCGCCGACGACGGTGCCGAGCTCGCAGCCCTCACGGGCGAGTGACTCGATTGCCGCGGCGTGTGCCTCGACTCGACGGGCGTCGAGTTCCGGCGCGAGGACGCTCCCGCCGATAGAAATGACGACTCTCATTGCACTCGGTTTGCTGGGATTCGGTCTTAAGGGTTATCAACTCCCGATTCAGCCGGCCCCGAATCGCCGTTTCGACCCAGTAGAATGACCGGGTCTCTTCTCTAGAGTACTCTTTTGTACTTTGATGATCATATTTGTCCATGGAATCGGAGGTAGACGGCCGGTACGACATCGAAGGGTTCGCGTTCATCGGGCGCACGTTCGACGAGTACCGCCGCATGTTCGACCTCGACGTCGACGCGCTCGACGGTCGTCGAGTACTCGACTGTCCCGGTGGCTCCTGCTCGTTCGCCGCCGAGGCAGCCGCTCGGGGCGTCGACGCCGTCGCGGTCGACCCACTGTACGCAGCGGACGTGGAGTCGCTCGTCGCCCGCGGTCGAGACGATGTCGAGCGGGCGGCGTCGGCACTGTCGGAGGTCGAACGGCTCTACCGGTGGACGTTCTACGACGACCCCGACGACGTGGCCGACTACCGGCGGGCGGCGCTGGAACGGTTTCGCTTGGACGCGTGCGCAAACCCGGGTCGGTACGTGGCCGCCCGACTCCCGTCGCTGCCGTTCGCCGACGACAGTTTCTCGCTGGTGCTGTCGGCGCATCTCCTGTTTCTGTACGACGACCGCCTGGACGCGGCGTTTCATCGCGCGGCGCTGTCGGAACTGCTCCGGGTCGCTCGCGACGAACTCCGGGTGTTTCCGCTCTCGGGATTCGACGCGACGCGCTCGGCCCGTCTCGACGACGCGCTGGAGACGCTCGAAGCGAACGGGTACGACGCGACCGTCGAAGACGTCCCCTTCGAGTTTCAGCGCGACGCGAACGAGCTGCTCCGCATCCGAGCTGAGCAACACTAAAGCCGCTCGGTCCCCCGTCTTCCGGATATGCGAACACTCTGTGTCGTCGGCCCCGGTGCAACGACGCTCACCGAGCGACTCGCGTCGCGACTCGACGGCCGCGTCGCGACGGTCGAACGACTCCCCGACGGCAGTGACCCCGCCCCCGACTCGGCGGCGTCGTACGGTCTCGCAGACGACGGCGTCTGGGTCGGCGCAGGTCGCGACCGCTCGCGCGACGAACTGCTGGACCATCTCGCCGCCGAGTACGACTTCGCGCTCCTCGCCGGATTCGAGTCGGCCCGCCTCCCGACGGTGGTCCTCGGCGACGCGGCCGCGGAGACGGACGACTCTGGCGACATCCTTATCGCCGCCCCGTCGATCGACGAGGTCGACGTCGACGACCTCCGCGCTCGCGTCGAGGCGCTCGACCCCTACGTCACGCTGGAGTCGCTCGTCGAACGGCTCAAAGGCGACCCGCGCGCCGAGCGTGCGGGCGCGATTGCCACGTTCACCGGTCGCGTCAGAGCGAAGGACGCGGACGACGACCCCCGCACGACTCGGTTGACGTTCGAGAAGTACGAGGGAGTTGCCGGGGAGCGACTCGCCGATATACGACGCGACATCGAAGCACGCGACGGAGTCGAACGCGTGCTGATGCACCACCGAACCGGCGTCATCGAGGACGGCGAGGACATCGTCTTCGTCGTCGTCTTGGCCGGACACCGAACCGAAGCGTTTCGCGCCGTCGAGGACGGTATCAACCGCCTCAAAGACGAGGTTCCCATCTTCAAGAAGGAGACGACCGTCGAGTCGGACTTCTGGGTCCACGACCGATCGTAACCCGTTCGCATCGCGGCAAAGGACACTCCGTTTATCGACCGTTTCGCCGTGGTTGTCCGATCCGAAATCGGCTATTGTTGCCTAAAAACGGTCTACAAACCGGATAATATCTTAGTTTTTATATATATTAAAAGTGTGAAAGAATCTCCCAGAGTGCCTTGTGAATGTTCTAACCGCATATAAAAACGTCGTAAAACGAACTCTTTTGCTCTATTCAGGCTGAAAGGGGCCGAACTGTGGCTAACGTTCCTGTCTTTATAACATCCCGACCGGCGATGTGGGAAGTGAGGTCAGAACGAAATGAGCGCAACAGCAAACCCCTCCACCGACGGACGCTCGAAAGAGACCCGACTGAAGCAGTACCTCGTCGAGAAGGCGCAGGACGGCGAACTGTACTTCAAAGGGAAGTTCATCGCCGACGAAGTCGGTCTCTCGCCCAAAGAGATCGGCGCGCTGATGGTGAAGCTTCGCGACTCTACCCACGAACTCACCATCGAGAAGTGGTCGTACACGAGCGCGACCACGTGGCGCGTCGCCCCGTCGTCGTAAGCTCCACTCGCTGCAGCGACCTCGCCTCCCGCGCAGGTCCCCGCGCTGCCGGCCGAATCGCGAACCATGCAGGTCCCCACCTCCCACCATGACACCCCTCACACCTACCGACCGCTGACCGCACCGACCCTTCGACTCGCTCAGGCACCGAAGTTATACCCTTCTGCGCGTTACAGGTAGTATCTGATGGACGAGGCCGACCCCCCTCCGTACGGCCCAGCGACCGCCCCCGCAGATGGTCCCTCGCTCGAACAGCTGAGCTCTGTTTTCTACGTTCGCGAGGTTCGGACGGACGACGACCGACTGCTGTACTACGGCGAGTCGCTCGTCTC from Haloprofundus halobius includes:
- a CDS encoding DUF7123 family protein, whose protein sequence is MSATANPSTDGRSKETRLKQYLVEKAQDGELYFKGKFIADEVGLSPKEIGALMVKLRDSTHELTIEKWSYTSATTWRVAPSS
- a CDS encoding site-2 protease family protein yields the protein MNTLLWIVSGVALYTVLVLLLRQRGLLPSSLKVQGPLMTIHTRRGREFLEWLSTPKRFWRAWSNVGVGITLVIMVGTFVLLVLRSVQIVQNPPAPTAVNAPRNVLVIPGVNDFLPLSVAPEILLGLLVGLVVHEGGHGLLCRVEDIDIESMGLVLFTVLPIGAFVEPDEESQRNASRGGRTRMFAAGVTNNLAITAIALALLFGPVTGAIAASPGAAVGSTFPNSAAADAGIESGDRIVGFDGTNVTSDADLRNALESNDAANVTVTMSDGTERTVQRSLLVTAMSPNSPLAADGEAGVSTNDTIVAVNGTSVNTESGLREAVADKPIATLTVEDRAGEESTVSGPIGVLLAVSPDGPLSEQTDVPGGEQVVVTSIDGQRTLDYSDVQSALDGGEPGDEVNVTAYVDGELRTYEVTLAEANDGTGRGLVGVTQGPELSGIGVNSLGVVPYPAEQFLSILGGDIQGGLFSQVLFILFLPFAGTVVPGIDANFAGFVATNANFYTVSGPLAALGGGVFLLANALFWVGWVNLNLAFFNCIPAYPLDGGRILRTSTEAVVSRLPVEGRQELTSAITTSIGLIMLASLLLLLFGPQLLA
- the pyrH gene encoding UMP kinase, with translation MRVVISIGGSVLAPELDARRVEAHAAAIESLAREGCELGTVVGGGGVAREYIDAARGLGANEVQLDQIGIDVTRINARLLIAGLGAGVNPAPAHSYEDAGEAIRRGDISVMGGVVPGQTTDAVAAALAEYVDADLLVYATSVDGVYSADPRSDDGAEKFEELTPEELVGVIAPMSTDAGSSAPVDLLAAKLIERAGMRTIVLDGTEPQRLERAVLRGEHEGTDIVPAGAGTEPTYWSQR
- a CDS encoding PadR family transcriptional regulator, with the translated sequence MRKSGPPKGLISYLVLELLGEKPRYGYEILKKIREISGGHWEPSYGSVYPILYKFEEKGWAERVEREDEPDRKYFALTDSGRDELLEKRVETGGKAREFADIILGFYHVYVAFATDGRFDVESPEDAWRFDETFSSWIIEQLIRHHERDFGSFERIDDTPEAFYERQDIEFDS
- a CDS encoding formate/nitrite transporter family protein, giving the protein MPSTTDDPSGATLSYRNIIEREMENALTEMRRPTKGVAISGFGAGLTVSFGALFMGMALTFQPNFDSALAKQLTLGGVSSVGFLFVIIGQTELFTAHTTMAVLPVLADRASLRELLRLWGVVLAANLVGCACFAGLIAAVGPAMDIVDPAAFGSMASALLPFPWWVVTASGVIAGWLMGLLTWLVAASRDTISRVVIVLVVASTIGFAPFHHALLGTTEVLAAMFLGQGVTLFEFAKFLGWTTLGNAVGGGVFVALLNYGHVALAGDDVDVDYEAGSTGFGDDTTEEP
- the lysS gene encoding lysine--tRNA ligase — encoded protein: MSADDAHEANDAAPTAADESGREEGSGETHHAFWADEVADEILARDPDEPIVVKGGISPSGVAHLGNFNEILRGYFVAEVLRERGYEVRQVFTSDDKDPLRKLPRKLADKEGDIVGLGDVDAGALGRNLGKPYTDIPDPFGEAESYAAHFAALIEADAERLGVPVEMISNTELYADGTFEPVVQHLLENADTARTVLSNYQSKVGDDYVPFNPVCGNCGKITETVTGIDLDAGTVDYVCTDMTAGDNTISGCGHEGTATFRDGKLPWRFEWPAQWQVLGVDFEPFGKDHAEGSWPSGEDIARNVLGIEPPVPMTYEWFTLNGEPLSSSAGNIVTVAEVLELAEPEVLRYFFALNPRRARDFDLRRLDLLVNDFDRFERVYFDEETDENIEEVADRAYPFLVDEVREDRVRLPYTFAAVLGMVDNPELRRQMAKNEGHITDETPEWAVVDAMERVEKARAWAKRMDNEYNYRLQTEMPDVDLDDDVAAALSTLAAFVEEGHTGEEIQGEIYEAAKAHDVETGDLFQAGYLLFFDQTQGPRLGEFLGELEREFVVGRLRRTE
- a CDS encoding molybdopterin synthase codes for the protein MRTLCVVGPGATTLTERLASRLDGRVATVERLPDGSDPAPDSAASYGLADDGVWVGAGRDRSRDELLDHLAAEYDFALLAGFESARLPTVVLGDAAAETDDSGDILIAAPSIDEVDVDDLRARVEALDPYVTLESLVERLKGDPRAERAGAIATFTGRVRAKDADDDPRTTRLTFEKYEGVAGERLADIRRDIEARDGVERVLMHHRTGVIEDGEDIVFVVVLAGHRTEAFRAVEDGINRLKDEVPIFKKETTVESDFWVHDRS
- a CDS encoding class I SAM-dependent methyltransferase; translation: MESEVDGRYDIEGFAFIGRTFDEYRRMFDLDVDALDGRRVLDCPGGSCSFAAEAAARGVDAVAVDPLYAADVESLVARGRDDVERAASALSEVERLYRWTFYDDPDDVADYRRAALERFRLDACANPGRYVAARLPSLPFADDSFSLVLSAHLLFLYDDRLDAAFHRAALSELLRVARDELRVFPLSGFDATRSARLDDALETLEANGYDATVEDVPFEFQRDANELLRIRAEQH